The following proteins are encoded in a genomic region of Rattus rattus isolate New Zealand chromosome 2, Rrattus_CSIRO_v1, whole genome shotgun sequence:
- the LOC116894245 gene encoding olfactory receptor 14C36-like: protein MVNSTLVTEFLLEFFAETWEPRILLSMLFLLVYIGSLLGNLIIIIATTVDHTLNTPMYFFLRNLSILDMGYVSVTVPNACINSLTDHRNISVAGCAAQVFLFFFCACIEIQFLTIMSQDRYVAICKPLLYAVIMNHQFCVQMTLASLFISLVLASVHTFKTFQLSFCHSNVVPQFFCDIPSLLRLSCSDTFSNKLLLFLTAFGLSGSCFTFIAISYVRILSAVLKVPVKRERGKAFSTCVPHIIVVSMFFSSAAYVYLRPPVVTFEVVKEMTLSVFYTIVPPFLNPIIYSLRNRQIKEAVKKVILRISSIFEYKRNEYLSEFSRGRKLMK, encoded by the coding sequence ATGGTCAACTCTACCCTGGTGACTGAGTTCCTACTGGAATTTTTTGCTGAGACTTGGGAGCCCAGAATCCTACTTAGTATGCTGTTCCTGTTGGTGTATATTGGCAGTCTGTTAGGGAACCTTATCATCATCATTGCTACTACAGTTGACCATACCCTGAAtacacccatgtacttcttcctcaggaATCTGTCCATTTTAGACATGGGCTATGTATCTGTTACTGTGCCAAATGCTTGTATCAACTCTCTCACTGATCACAGGAACATTTCTGTGGCCGGATGTGCAGCACAggtctttttgttcttcttttgtgCATGTATAGAGATTCAGTTTCTTACCATCATGTCCCaggaccgctatgtggccatctgcaagccTCTCCTCTATGCTGTGATCATGAACCATCAATTCTGTGTTCAGATGACACTGGCTTCCTTATTTATCTCTCTTGTCCTTGCAAGTGTGCACACTTTCAAAACCTTCCAGCTGTCCTTTTGTCACTCTAATGTAGTCCCTCAGTTCTTCTGTGATATCCCCTCTTTGTTGAGGCTTTCTTGCTCTGACACGTTTAGCAACAAACTCTTACTTTTTTTGACTGCCTTTGGGCTCAGTGGTAGCTGCTTTACCTTCATTGCCATTTCATATGTTCGCATATTATCAGCTGTGTTGAAGGTTCCTGTCAAAAGGGAGCGAGGAAAAGCCTTTTCCACCTGTGTCCCTCACATTATTGTGGTGTCTATGTTTTTTAGTTCTGCTGCCTATGTGTATCTAAGACCTCCAGTAGTAACATTTGAAGTAGTTAAGGAGATGactctttctgtgttttatacCATTGTTCCACCATTCTTAAATCCTATCATCTATAGTCTTAGAAACAGACAGATTAAGGAGGCTGTGAAGAAAGTAATATTAAGAATTTCTTCCATATTTGAATATAAGAGGAATGAGTATTTATCTGAATTTTCTAGAGGAAGAAAattgatgaaataa